CGGCACTGGAAATCGACAACCTGCAAGCCTGGTACGGCGAATCGCACATCCTGCACGGCGTCAGCTTATCGGTGCAGCCGGGCGAGGTCGTGACCCTGCTGGGCCGCAACGGCGCCGGCCGCACGACCACGTTGCGCGCCATCATGGGCCTGACGGGCACGCGCACCGGGTCCATCCGCGTCAATGGCGTCGAGGCGATCCGCCTGCCCACGCACCGCATCGCCCACCTCGGCATCGGCTATTGCCCGGAAGAGCGCGGCATTTTTTCGTCGCTGTCGACGGAGGAAAACCTGATGCTGCCGCCGCGGCTGGCCGGGCAGGACGTCGGCATGTCCGTCGCCGAGATCTACGAGATGTTCCCGAATTTGTACGAACGCCGCCACAGCCAGGGGACGCGCCTGTCCGGCGGCGAGCAGCAGATGCTTGCCGTGGCGCGCATCCTGCGCACCGGCGCGCGCCTGCTGCTGCTGGACGAGATCTCGGAAGGGCTGGCGCCCGTGATCGTGCAGGCGCTGGCGAAGATGATCACGACGCTCAAGGCGAAGGGCTACACGATCGTCATGGTGGAACAGAATTTCCGGTTCGCGGCGCCGCTGGCGGACCGGTTTTACGTCATGGAACACGGCCGCATCGTCACGACGATCGCGGCCGCGGAACTGCAGACCAGCATGCCGGCCCTGACCGAGCTGCTGGGTGTTTGATCATCGACCACGGAGACCACATGAAAACAGCGATTGCCTTTACGGTTGCCACGTTAGCCGCCGGTTTGTCCGCCTCGGCCCAGGCCCAGATTTCCGGCGACACCATCAAGATCGGCCTGATCACGGATTTGTCGGGCGTGTATTCCGACATCGACGGCAACGGCGGCGCCGAAGCCGTGCGCATGGCGATCGCGGATGCGGGAGGCGCCATCAACGGCAAGAAGATCCAGTTCATCGTCGCCGACCACCAGAACAAGCCGGACATCGCCGCCAGCAAGGCGAGGGAGTGGTTCGACCGGGAGGGCGTCGACATGCTGATCGGCGGCACGAACTCCGGTGCCGCCCTGGCCATGGCCAAGGTGGCCGCGGAAAAGAAAAAAGTGTTTATCGCCATCGGGTCCGGCAGTGCGCAGCTGACCAATGAACAGTGCTCGCCGTTCACCGTGCACTATGCCTACGACACCGTCGCGCTCGCGCGCGGGACGGGTGCCACGATGGTCAAGCAGGGCGGCAAGACGTGGTATTTCCTCACCGCCGACTACGCTTTCGGCCAGTCGCTGGAAAAGGACACGACCGACGTCATCAAAGCCAATGGGGGGAGCGTGCTGGGCAGCGTCAAGCACCCGCTGGGCGCGTCCGACTTTTCGTCGTTCCTGCTGCAAGCGCAATCCTCGAAAGCGCAAGTGCTGGGGCTGGCGAACGCCGGCGGCGACTTCATCAACTCCGTCAAGGCGGCGAAGGAATTCGGCCTGATGAGCAAGATGAAGATCGCGGGCCTGCTCGTATTCATCAACGACATTCACACCTTGGGTCTGCCGACGACGCAGGGCCTGTACCTGACGGACGCCTGGTACTGGGACCTGAACAACGACACACGCGCCTGGTCCAAAAAATATTTTGCAAAGATGAAGAAGGAACCGTCGTCGCTGCAAGCGGCCGATTACTCCGCCACGATGAACTACCTGAACGCCGTCAAGGCGATCGGCACGGACGATGGCGAGAAAGTCATGGCCCAGCTTAAAAAGACCAAGATCAACGACATGTTCGCGAAGAATGCCGAGATCCGCCCGGACGGCCGCATGGTGCACGACATGTATCTGATGCAAGTCAAAACGCCGGCCGAGTCGAAGGCGCCTTGGGATTACTACAAGGTCGTGGCCACGATCCCCGGTGCCCAGGCGTACACGACCAAGGCCGAGACGAAGTGCGCGGCCTGGAAGTGAGCCCGACGTAAGCGTGTGGCGGCCGGCACCGGCCGCCTTCATTTTTTTCGAAGTTTGCTGAAGGTCCCATGGAAATATTCGGCGTCCCCCTGCAGGCGATGATGAGCCAGCTGCTGCTGGGCCTGGTCAATGGTTCGTTTTACGCGATGCTGTCGCTGGGCCTGGCCGTGATCTTCGGCCTGCTCAACGTGATCAATTTCTCGCACGGCGCGCTGTACATGATGGGCGCGTTCGCCGCCTACATCGGCGTCACGTCGTTCGGGCTGAACTACTGGACGATGCTCGTGCTGGCGCCCTTGATCGTCGGCGCGTTCGGCATCCTGATCGAAAAGACGATGCTGCGCTGGCTTTACCAGTTCGATCATCTGTACGGCCTGCTGCTGACCTTCGGCATCACCCTGCTGCTGGAAGGCGTGTTCCGCTCGTTCTTCGGCGTGTCCGGCCAGACCCTGGACGTGCCGGAAGCGCTGTCCGGCGCCACCGACCTCGGCTTCATGATGCTGCCGAACTACCGCGCCTGGGTCGTGCTCGCCTCGCTCGTCGTGTGCCTGGCGACCTGGTTCACGATCGAAAAGACGCGGCTGGGCGCCTACCTGCGCGCCGGCACGGAGAACCCGAAACTGGTGGAGGCGTTCGGCGTCAACGTGCCCTTGATGGTGACATTGACGTATGGTTTCGGCGTCGCGCTGGCCGGCTTCGCGGGCGTGCTGGCGGCGCCCGTCATCAACGTCACGCCGCTGATGGGTTCCAATCTCATCATCGTCGTGTTCGCCGTCGTCGTGATCGGCGGCATGGGATCCATCCTCGGTTCCATCGTCACCGGCCTGGCGCTGGGCGTCATCGAGGGGCTCACGCGCGTGTATTACCCGGAAGCGTCGGAAGTCGTCGTGTTCGTGGTGATGGTGATCGTGCTGTTGCTGCGTCCCGCCGGCCTGTTCGGCAAAGAACGATAAGGAGCCGTCCATGAACAAAACGCTGGCCTGGGGGATCGCACTGGCGGTGGCGCTGGCGGCGCCGTTCGTCGGCTACCCCGTCTTCTTGATGAAGCTGTTGTGCTTCGGCCTGTTCGCCTGCGCATTCAATTTGCTGATCGGCTACACGGGCTTGCTGTCGTTCGGCCACGCCGCGTTCTTCGGCGGCGCCGGTTACGTTACGGGACACGCGCTGACGGTGCTCGGGCTGCCGTTCGAAGTGTCTCTCGTGCTGGGCGTGCTGGCGTCCGCCGCGCTGGGTCTCGTGATGGGTCTGCTGGCCATCCGCCGCCAGGGCATTTATTTTGCGATGATCACGCTGGCCCTGGCGCAAATGGTGTACTTCGCCGCGCTGCGCGCGCCGTTTACGCACGGCGAGGACGGCCTGCAGGGCGTCCCGCGCGGCAAGCTGCTGGGCGTATTGGATCTCGGCAATGACGTCACCTTGTACTTCGTCGTGCTGGCGATCTGCGTGGGCGGCTTCGCCTTGATCGTGCGCACGGTGCACTCACCGTTCGGTCAGGTGCTGAAGGCGATCAAGGAAAACGAAGCGCGCGCCATTTCTCTGGGCTACGACGTGGACCGCTACAAACTCGTCGCCTTCGTGCTGTCGGCCGCGCTGGCGGGCCTGGCCGGCGCGACGAAGACCGTCGTGCTCGGCTTCGAGACGCTGACGGACGTGCACTGGACGATGTCCGGCCTCGTCATCCTGATGACCTTGGTCGGCGGCATGGGCACGCTGGCCGGGCCGATTCTGGGCGCCTTCCTCATCGTCGCACTGGAGAACAAGCTGGGCGACCTGGGGAACTTCCTGGCCGAGACGACGCATGTAGAATGGTTCGCATCACTCGGAGAATCCGTGGGCATCGTCACCGGCTTTATCTTTGTTGCCTGCGTGCTGTTGTTCCGACGGGGCATCGTCGGCGAGATCGCGGCGGCACTGTCACGCGGAGGACGCCGGCGCGCAGCCGCATAAAGTCGGCCGCATAAAGTCGGGTGCCTGGATAGCTTTCAAGGAGGCGGACGTGATTGACGAATCGCTCATGCTGGACGTGAACGGCATCCACATCCACACGACGACGACGGGGCAGGGGCCGCCGGTGCTGCTGCTGCACGGCTTTCCCGACACGCACCTCGTCTGGCGCAAGCAGGTCCCCGCGCTGGCCGCTGCCGGCTTTCGTGTGC
This genomic stretch from Massilia putida harbors:
- a CDS encoding ABC transporter ATP-binding protein, giving the protein MTPALEIDNLQAWYGESHILHGVSLSVQPGEVVTLLGRNGAGRTTTLRAIMGLTGTRTGSIRVNGVEAIRLPTHRIAHLGIGYCPEERGIFSSLSTEENLMLPPRLAGQDVGMSVAEIYEMFPNLYERRHSQGTRLSGGEQQMLAVARILRTGARLLLLDEISEGLAPVIVQALAKMITTLKAKGYTIVMVEQNFRFAAPLADRFYVMEHGRIVTTIAAAELQTSMPALTELLGV
- a CDS encoding ABC transporter substrate-binding protein, with the protein product MKTAIAFTVATLAAGLSASAQAQISGDTIKIGLITDLSGVYSDIDGNGGAEAVRMAIADAGGAINGKKIQFIVADHQNKPDIAASKAREWFDREGVDMLIGGTNSGAALAMAKVAAEKKKVFIAIGSGSAQLTNEQCSPFTVHYAYDTVALARGTGATMVKQGGKTWYFLTADYAFGQSLEKDTTDVIKANGGSVLGSVKHPLGASDFSSFLLQAQSSKAQVLGLANAGGDFINSVKAAKEFGLMSKMKIAGLLVFINDIHTLGLPTTQGLYLTDAWYWDLNNDTRAWSKKYFAKMKKEPSSLQAADYSATMNYLNAVKAIGTDDGEKVMAQLKKTKINDMFAKNAEIRPDGRMVHDMYLMQVKTPAESKAPWDYYKVVATIPGAQAYTTKAETKCAAWK
- a CDS encoding branched-chain amino acid ABC transporter permease: MEIFGVPLQAMMSQLLLGLVNGSFYAMLSLGLAVIFGLLNVINFSHGALYMMGAFAAYIGVTSFGLNYWTMLVLAPLIVGAFGILIEKTMLRWLYQFDHLYGLLLTFGITLLLEGVFRSFFGVSGQTLDVPEALSGATDLGFMMLPNYRAWVVLASLVVCLATWFTIEKTRLGAYLRAGTENPKLVEAFGVNVPLMVTLTYGFGVALAGFAGVLAAPVINVTPLMGSNLIIVVFAVVVIGGMGSILGSIVTGLALGVIEGLTRVYYPEASEVVVFVVMVIVLLLRPAGLFGKER
- a CDS encoding branched-chain amino acid ABC transporter permease, which codes for MNKTLAWGIALAVALAAPFVGYPVFLMKLLCFGLFACAFNLLIGYTGLLSFGHAAFFGGAGYVTGHALTVLGLPFEVSLVLGVLASAALGLVMGLLAIRRQGIYFAMITLALAQMVYFAALRAPFTHGEDGLQGVPRGKLLGVLDLGNDVTLYFVVLAICVGGFALIVRTVHSPFGQVLKAIKENEARAISLGYDVDRYKLVAFVLSAALAGLAGATKTVVLGFETLTDVHWTMSGLVILMTLVGGMGTLAGPILGAFLIVALENKLGDLGNFLAETTHVEWFASLGESVGIVTGFIFVACVLLFRRGIVGEIAAALSRGGRRRAAA